One genomic region from Amycolatopsis sp. FBCC-B4732 encodes:
- the upp gene encoding uracil phosphoribosyltransferase: MDVHVVDHPLAKARLSTMRDARTDSAAFRAALHELTVMLVYEATRDVPVKTERIHTPVARTDGFKLAKPPLLVPVLRAGLGMADQAHKLIPDAQMGFVGLARDEETLKPTPYLESLPESLADRPVLVLDPMLATGGSMEYTIRLLTDRGAADVTAICALAAPEGLAHLEKTGLPVRVVTASIDERLNDSGFIVPGLGDAGDRQYGAV; the protein is encoded by the coding sequence ATGGATGTGCACGTCGTCGACCACCCCCTCGCGAAGGCCCGGCTCTCCACGATGCGCGACGCGCGCACCGACAGCGCCGCGTTCCGGGCCGCGCTGCACGAGCTGACCGTCATGCTGGTCTACGAAGCCACGCGCGACGTCCCGGTGAAGACCGAGCGGATCCACACGCCGGTCGCCCGCACCGACGGCTTCAAGCTGGCGAAGCCGCCGCTGCTCGTGCCGGTGCTGCGAGCCGGGCTGGGCATGGCCGACCAGGCGCACAAGCTGATCCCGGACGCGCAGATGGGCTTCGTCGGCCTCGCGCGCGACGAGGAGACGCTCAAGCCGACGCCCTACCTCGAATCGCTGCCGGAGTCGCTCGCCGACCGGCCGGTGCTGGTGCTCGACCCGATGCTCGCCACCGGCGGCTCGATGGAGTACACGATCCGGCTGCTCACCGACCGAGGTGCCGCCGACGTCACGGCGATCTGCGCGCTCGCCGCGCCGGAAGGCCTGGCGCACCTGGAGAAGACCGGCCTGCCGGTCCGCGTGGTCACCGCCAGCATCGACGAGCGCCTCAACGACTCGGGCTTCATCGTCCCGGGTCTCGGCGACGCCGGTGACCGCCAGTACGGCGCCGTCTAA
- a CDS encoding TetR/AcrR family transcriptional regulator, with translation MTADPETTLRADARRNRDQILAAAKSIFAVSGPEVPMEEIARAAGVGVGTLYRRFPDRDALVRAVAMDNFEQVLIDAKRIEAEETSSWRALERLLRQSVELQLSIQLAMVSHRALVILKNDPQVRLLRDEILSVVDRLVHGAQAEGKLRDDVGAGDIAILFATLLRQMRAKTADVAEMAARRCVGIMIDGLSAQPGTELPGRPITSRDLEPS, from the coding sequence ATGACGGCAGACCCCGAGACCACCCTGCGGGCGGACGCGCGGCGCAACCGCGACCAGATCCTGGCCGCCGCGAAGAGCATCTTCGCCGTGTCCGGTCCCGAGGTGCCGATGGAGGAGATCGCCCGCGCCGCCGGCGTCGGCGTGGGCACGCTCTACCGGCGCTTCCCGGACCGGGACGCGCTGGTGCGCGCGGTCGCGATGGACAACTTCGAGCAGGTGCTGATCGACGCGAAGCGGATCGAAGCCGAGGAGACGTCGTCGTGGCGCGCGCTCGAGCGGCTGCTGCGGCAGTCGGTGGAGCTGCAGCTGAGCATCCAGCTGGCGATGGTGTCGCACCGGGCGCTGGTGATCCTGAAGAACGATCCGCAGGTCCGGCTGCTGCGGGACGAGATCCTGTCGGTGGTGGACCGGCTCGTGCACGGCGCGCAGGCCGAGGGCAAGCTCCGCGACGACGTCGGCGCCGGCGACATCGCGATCCTGTTCGCGACGCTGCTGCGCCAGATGCGCGCGAAGACCGCGGACGTCGCCGAAATGGCGGCCCGCCGCTGCGTCGGCATCATGATCGACGGCCTCAGCGCGCAGCCGGGAACCGAACTCCCGGGCCGTCCGATCACATCCCGTGACCTGGAACCCAGCTGA
- a CDS encoding aldo/keto reductase: MGMSQAYGVRDNDEESIATIHRALDLGVTLLDTANVYANGVNEELVGRAIAGRRDEVVLATKFGIVWTDGAMGARGDAAYVKQSCDESLRRLGVDHIDLYYQHRVDPDTPIEETWGALGELVEAGKIRYAGISEASAATIRAAHAVHPVTALQSEWSLWTRGIEGEILDTCRELGVGVVPFSPLGRGFLTGAVTSMADLPEDDMRRGLPRFAEGNFERNMAIVDALRKLAEEKGVTAGQLALAWVQSHGEDVVPIPGTKRRKYLEENVAAAALDLTADDLAAIEAAAPAEAIAGERYPERLARAAGR; encoded by the coding sequence ATGGGGATGAGCCAGGCGTACGGCGTCCGCGACAACGACGAGGAGTCGATCGCGACGATCCACCGGGCGCTCGACCTCGGCGTGACGCTGCTGGACACCGCGAACGTGTACGCCAACGGCGTCAACGAAGAGCTGGTCGGCCGCGCGATCGCCGGCCGCCGCGACGAGGTCGTGCTGGCGACGAAGTTCGGCATCGTGTGGACCGACGGCGCGATGGGCGCCCGCGGCGACGCGGCCTACGTCAAGCAGAGCTGCGACGAGTCCCTGCGACGGCTCGGCGTCGACCACATCGACCTGTACTACCAGCACCGCGTCGACCCGGACACCCCGATCGAAGAGACCTGGGGCGCGCTGGGCGAGCTCGTCGAAGCCGGGAAGATCCGGTACGCCGGAATTTCCGAGGCGAGCGCGGCGACGATCCGCGCGGCCCACGCCGTGCACCCGGTGACGGCGCTGCAGAGCGAATGGTCGCTGTGGACCCGGGGCATCGAGGGCGAAATCCTGGACACGTGCCGGGAGCTCGGCGTCGGCGTGGTCCCGTTCTCGCCGCTGGGCCGGGGTTTCCTGACCGGCGCGGTGACGTCGATGGCGGACCTGCCCGAGGACGACATGCGACGCGGCCTGCCGCGTTTCGCCGAGGGCAACTTCGAGCGCAACATGGCGATCGTCGACGCGCTGCGGAAGCTGGCCGAGGAGAAGGGCGTCACCGCGGGGCAGCTCGCGCTCGCGTGGGTGCAGTCCCACGGCGAGGACGTCGTGCCGATCCCGGGCACCAAGCGCCGCAAGTACCTCGAGGAGAACGTGGCGGCGGCGGCCCTGGACCTGACGGCGGACGACCTGGCCGCGATCGAGGCGGCCGCCCCCGCGGAGGCGATCGCGGGGGAGCGTTACCCCGAACGCCTCGCCCGCGCCGCCGGCCGCTGA
- a CDS encoding RNA polymerase sigma factor — MTSHTTGVPVGDRVLWDRAAGGDETAFGELFERHAEAVWNHAYRLTGSWAAAEDLTSNTFLIAWRRRADVTLVRDSALPWLYTVAGNAARDEYRGAKRRLRLLRKIPDPAVVSDHADAVAERLDGERQLREVVEAVRTLPKAQRAVVELCLLGDLGTADAAALLAVAEVTVRAHLSRARARLRTLLEGK, encoded by the coding sequence GTGACCAGCCATACGACGGGGGTACCGGTGGGTGATCGAGTCCTGTGGGACCGGGCGGCCGGGGGCGACGAAACGGCTTTCGGCGAGCTCTTCGAGCGGCACGCTGAAGCCGTCTGGAACCACGCCTACCGGCTGACCGGCTCGTGGGCCGCCGCCGAAGACCTGACCTCGAACACCTTCCTGATCGCCTGGCGCCGCCGGGCCGACGTCACGCTCGTGCGGGACAGCGCCCTGCCCTGGCTCTACACCGTGGCCGGCAACGCCGCCCGCGACGAGTACCGCGGCGCGAAACGGCGGCTCCGGCTGCTCCGGAAGATCCCGGACCCGGCGGTGGTGTCCGACCACGCCGACGCCGTCGCCGAGCGGCTCGACGGCGAGCGGCAGCTGCGCGAAGTCGTCGAAGCCGTGCGGACGCTGCCGAAGGCGCAGCGCGCGGTCGTCGAGCTGTGCCTGCTCGGCGACCTCGGCACCGCCGACGCGGCCGCGTTGCTGGCCGTCGCGGAGGTCACCGTCCGCGCCCACCTGTCCCGGGCCCGGGCCCGGCTGCGCACCCTGCTGGAGGGGAAATGA
- the deoC gene encoding deoxyribose-phosphate aldolase yields the protein MTATTSTSAAPATPAPLADATRDDASLRRFLLGLPGVDQVGVEQRAAGLGTRSIKKDAKRWAIDTAISMVDLTTLEGADTRGKVRALAAKAVRPDPERQDTPRVAAVCVYPDMVETAVEALGTSGVHVASVATGFPAGRTSREIKLADTKIAVDAGAHEVDMVIDRGAFLEGRYMAVFEEIQAIKAACGDAHLKVILETGELATYDNVRRASWLALLAGGDFIKTSTGKVSPAATLPVTHIMLQAVHDWHVQTGELRGVKPAGGIRTTKDAIKYLVAVHEVAGEQWLVPDLFRFGASSLLNDLLLQRRTQVDGHYSGPDYVTVD from the coding sequence ATGACAGCCACGACCAGCACGTCAGCGGCGCCGGCCACCCCGGCGCCACTGGCGGACGCGACTCGCGACGACGCGAGCCTGCGCCGCTTCCTGCTCGGGCTGCCCGGTGTCGACCAGGTCGGCGTCGAGCAGCGCGCGGCGGGCCTCGGCACGCGCAGCATCAAGAAGGACGCCAAGCGGTGGGCCATCGACACCGCCATCTCCATGGTCGACCTGACCACGCTGGAGGGCGCCGACACCCGCGGCAAGGTCCGGGCGCTCGCCGCGAAGGCCGTCCGCCCCGACCCCGAACGCCAGGACACCCCGCGCGTCGCCGCCGTCTGCGTGTACCCGGACATGGTCGAGACCGCCGTCGAGGCGCTGGGCACGAGCGGCGTGCACGTCGCGAGCGTCGCCACCGGCTTCCCCGCCGGCCGCACGAGCCGCGAGATCAAGCTGGCCGACACCAAGATCGCCGTCGACGCGGGCGCGCACGAAGTCGACATGGTGATCGACCGCGGCGCCTTCCTCGAGGGCCGCTACATGGCCGTCTTCGAAGAGATCCAGGCCATCAAGGCCGCCTGCGGCGACGCCCACCTGAAGGTCATCCTCGAGACCGGCGAGCTGGCGACGTACGACAACGTGCGGCGCGCGTCGTGGCTGGCGCTGCTGGCCGGCGGTGACTTCATCAAGACCTCGACCGGCAAGGTCTCCCCGGCCGCGACGCTGCCGGTCACCCACATCATGCTGCAGGCGGTGCACGACTGGCACGTCCAGACCGGCGAGCTGCGCGGGGTCAAGCCCGCCGGCGGCATCCGGACCACGAAGGACGCGATCAAGTACCTCGTCGCCGTGCACGAGGTCGCCGGCGAGCAGTGGCTGGTCCCGGACCTGTTCCGCTTCGGCGCGTCCAGCCTGCTCAACGACTTGCTGCTGCAGCGCCGCACCCAGGTGGACGGCCACTACAGCGGCCCCGACTACGTGACGGTGGACTGA
- a CDS encoding protein-tyrosine phosphatase family protein, protein MVRFPDGVEVRGRGLGRPRPDEPEPDYGLYLGTNRLRRKHGGGITWPQEWITWPDFLLPLDRTDAIAKIKALHERAGVETVEVACYGGAGRTGTVMACLAVLSGVPAEDAVAWVRANYHERAVETPWQRGWVKSFAKRLD, encoded by the coding sequence ATGGTGCGATTTCCCGACGGCGTCGAGGTCCGCGGCCGCGGGCTGGGCCGCCCGCGACCCGACGAACCCGAGCCGGACTACGGGCTCTACCTGGGCACGAACCGGTTGCGGCGCAAGCACGGCGGCGGCATCACCTGGCCGCAGGAGTGGATCACCTGGCCGGACTTCCTGCTGCCGCTCGACCGCACGGACGCGATCGCCAAGATCAAGGCCCTCCACGAGCGCGCCGGGGTCGAAACCGTCGAAGTCGCCTGCTACGGCGGCGCGGGCCGCACCGGCACCGTCATGGCCTGCCTGGCCGTCCTCTCCGGCGTCCCGGCCGAGGACGCCGTCGCCTGGGTGCGGGCGAACTACCACGAACGCGCCGTCGAAACGCCCTGGCAGCGCGGCTGGGTGAAGAGCTTCGCGAAACGGCTAGATTGA
- a CDS encoding aldehyde dehydrogenase family protein codes for MSDRISVAKTYKLYVGGKFPRSESGRVYPVTDAKGKFLANAAHASRKDVRDAVVAARKAFPGWAAATAYNRGQVLYRVAEVLEGRRDQFITEVSASEGLAAKKAESIVDTAIDRWVWYAGWTDKIATVLGAANPVAGPYFSFTVPEPTGVVGILAPQGSSLLGLIEVLAPVLATGSTAVVVSSAERPLPAITLSEVLATSDVPGGVANILTGHASELGSWLASHGDVNALDPTGAAPADRLELAREAANTVKRVLTVPEAEPDWTTAPDLTRLRRYLEAKTVWHPLGV; via the coding sequence ATGTCTGATCGGATTTCCGTCGCGAAGACGTACAAGCTGTACGTGGGCGGCAAGTTCCCGCGTTCGGAGTCCGGCCGGGTGTACCCGGTGACGGACGCGAAGGGCAAGTTCCTGGCGAACGCGGCCCACGCGTCCCGCAAGGACGTCCGCGACGCGGTGGTGGCCGCCCGCAAGGCATTCCCGGGCTGGGCCGCGGCGACGGCGTACAACCGCGGCCAGGTCCTGTACCGGGTGGCCGAGGTGCTGGAGGGCCGCCGAGACCAGTTCATCACCGAGGTGTCGGCATCCGAAGGCCTGGCGGCGAAGAAGGCCGAGTCCATTGTGGACACGGCCATCGACCGCTGGGTCTGGTACGCGGGCTGGACGGACAAGATCGCCACGGTCCTCGGCGCGGCGAACCCGGTGGCGGGCCCGTACTTCTCGTTCACGGTCCCGGAACCGACGGGCGTGGTGGGCATCCTGGCGCCCCAGGGCTCGTCGTTGCTGGGCCTGATCGAGGTCTTGGCCCCGGTCCTGGCCACCGGTTCGACGGCGGTGGTGGTCTCGAGCGCGGAGCGCCCGTTGCCGGCGATCACGCTGTCGGAGGTCCTGGCGACGTCGGACGTCCCGGGCGGCGTGGCGAACATCCTGACCGGCCACGCGTCCGAGCTGGGCTCGTGGCTGGCTTCCCACGGCGACGTCAACGCCCTGGACCCGACAGGAGCCGCCCCGGCGGACCGCCTGGAGCTGGCGCGCGAAGCGGCGAACACGGTGAAGCGCGTCCTGACGGTCCCGGAGGCCGAGCCGGACTGGACGACGGCCCCGGACCTGACCCGCCTGCGCCGCTACCTGGAGGCGAAGACGGTCTGGCATCCACTGGGCGTCTGA
- a CDS encoding aldehyde dehydrogenase family protein has translation MPVFEYAPAPESRAIANLKDHYKPFVNGEFVDGSGEPLKTINPATEEVLAEVGTASKSDVDTAVKAARKAYTSVWSKMPGTERAKYLFRIARLIQERSRELAVLESLDNGKPIKESRDSDVPTAAAHFFYHAGWADKLEYAGYGPNPRPLGVAGQIIPWNFPLLMLAWKIAPALATGNTVVLKPAETTPLTALVFAEICQQAELPPGVVNILPGAGDIGASIVEHSDINKIAFTGSTEVGKAIQRQVAGTPKKLTLELGGKAANIVFEDAPLDQAIEGIVNGIFFNQGHVCCAGSRLLVQESIAEEVLEKLRYRVSTLRIGDPLDKNTDIGAINSAEQLAKIRGLVEAGDAEGAQRWTSPCPVPDRGFFFAPTVFANVHQSMRIAREEIFGPVLSVLTFRTPDEAVAKANNTPYGLSAGIWTEKGSRILWMANQLRAGVVWANTFNRFDPAAPFGGYQESGFGREGGRTGLEAYLDV, from the coding sequence ATGCCTGTTTTCGAGTACGCACCGGCGCCCGAATCGCGCGCCATCGCGAACCTGAAGGACCACTACAAGCCGTTCGTCAACGGCGAATTCGTCGACGGCTCGGGTGAGCCGCTCAAGACGATCAACCCAGCCACCGAAGAGGTTCTGGCCGAGGTCGGCACCGCGTCGAAGTCCGATGTGGACACCGCGGTCAAGGCCGCGCGCAAGGCGTACACGAGCGTCTGGTCGAAGATGCCGGGCACCGAGCGCGCGAAGTACCTGTTCCGCATCGCGCGGCTGATCCAGGAGCGCTCGCGCGAGCTGGCGGTGCTGGAGAGCCTCGACAACGGCAAGCCGATCAAGGAGTCGCGCGACTCCGACGTCCCGACGGCGGCCGCGCACTTCTTCTACCACGCGGGCTGGGCCGACAAGCTGGAGTACGCGGGCTACGGCCCGAACCCGCGGCCGCTGGGTGTCGCCGGGCAGATCATCCCGTGGAACTTCCCGCTGCTGATGCTGGCCTGGAAGATCGCGCCGGCGCTGGCCACGGGCAACACGGTGGTGCTGAAGCCGGCCGAGACGACGCCGTTGACCGCGCTGGTCTTCGCGGAGATCTGCCAGCAGGCGGAGCTTCCGCCGGGTGTCGTCAACATCCTCCCGGGCGCCGGTGACATCGGTGCGTCCATTGTGGAGCATTCGGACATCAACAAGATCGCCTTCACCGGCTCGACCGAGGTCGGCAAGGCGATCCAGCGCCAGGTCGCGGGGACGCCGAAGAAGCTGACGCTCGAGCTGGGCGGCAAGGCCGCGAACATCGTGTTCGAAGACGCCCCGCTGGACCAGGCGATCGAGGGCATCGTCAACGGCATCTTCTTCAACCAGGGCCACGTCTGCTGCGCGGGCTCGCGCCTGCTGGTGCAGGAGTCCATCGCCGAAGAGGTGCTGGAGAAGCTGCGCTACCGCGTTTCGACGCTGCGCATCGGCGACCCGCTGGACAAGAACACCGACATCGGTGCGATCAACTCGGCCGAGCAGCTGGCGAAGATCCGCGGGCTCGTCGAAGCCGGCGACGCCGAAGGCGCGCAGCGCTGGACCAGCCCGTGCCCGGTGCCGGACCGCGGCTTCTTCTTCGCCCCGACGGTGTTCGCGAACGTCCACCAGTCGATGCGGATCGCGCGCGAGGAGATCTTCGGCCCGGTGCTGTCGGTGCTGACGTTCCGCACGCCGGACGAGGCCGTGGCGAAGGCGAACAACACGCCGTACGGGCTTTCGGCGGGCATCTGGACCGAAAAGGGCTCCCGGATCCTGTGGATGGCGAACCAGCTGCGCGCCGGCGTGGTCTGGGCCAACACCTTCAACCGCTTCGACCCCGCCGCACCGTTCGGCGGCTACCAGGAATCCGGCTTCGGGCGCGAAGGCGGCCGCACCGGGCTGGAGGCTTACCTCGATGTCTGA
- a CDS encoding YbaB/EbfC family nucleoid-associated protein, whose product MPDDEEWAFEAEIDLWDDGESPTRLPDEDAEQPGLTGQDPDRIVTVTVSDDGEVRRVELAADWKAEIDPRVLGARVLTAANAATIDSVGRRAREVRDSPPSAPPADGDETPLTAQDVLRLTDAVDAELESFAVRVSETTAATAFAESGGGHVAGTAENGHYVSLNLDTAWASSARNAEVESELLDVLTALCRKSAPPGPVPESPGRAYTELMGLLADPARLLRRVGLTPPPGLSAGAEGSDRR is encoded by the coding sequence GTGCCGGACGACGAAGAATGGGCGTTCGAGGCGGAGATCGACCTCTGGGACGACGGCGAGAGCCCGACGCGCCTGCCTGACGAAGACGCTGAACAGCCCGGCCTCACCGGCCAGGATCCGGATCGGATCGTGACGGTGACCGTGTCCGACGACGGTGAGGTTCGCCGGGTGGAGCTCGCCGCCGACTGGAAGGCCGAGATCGACCCCCGCGTCCTCGGCGCGAGGGTCCTGACCGCGGCCAACGCGGCGACCATCGACTCGGTGGGCCGGCGGGCGCGCGAGGTTCGCGACAGCCCGCCGTCGGCGCCGCCCGCCGACGGGGACGAGACACCCCTCACCGCGCAAGACGTCCTGCGGTTGACCGACGCCGTCGACGCGGAACTCGAAAGCTTCGCCGTCCGGGTGTCCGAAACGACCGCTGCGACGGCTTTCGCCGAGAGCGGCGGTGGTCACGTCGCCGGAACAGCCGAGAACGGTCACTACGTCAGCCTGAACCTGGACACCGCCTGGGCGTCCAGCGCCAGGAACGCCGAGGTCGAGAGTGAGTTGCTGGACGTTCTCACCGCCCTCTGCCGCAAGTCGGCGCCGCCCGGTCCGGTTCCCGAGTCCCCCGGGCGTGCCTACACCGAACTGATGGGCCTGCTGGCCGACCCCGCCCGGCTCCTGCGCCGCGTCGGGCTGACTCCGCCGCCGGGCCTGTCCGCCGGCGCCGAAGGAAGTGATCGCCGATGA
- a CDS encoding pentapeptide repeat-containing protein has translation MTAVAVAVVTAGLLWLFLAWSGEPTAPVRIDAVKTAFGVGAGAGGVFALWLATRRQRTLELQLAETTRVAGVTERDLEERRVTELYTKAVEQLGNDKAPVRLGGLYALERLGQDNPKQRQTIVNVLCAYLRMPFDGPKAGLKGTADLDPPDYDEAELLVRLAAQELLKTHLTHDEPGFWPGMAIDLQRATLVDFRLSGCTLAAADFSRARFVGAVHIRGTTFTRRVGFFGAEFTSAVNFDRSVFEEGAFFTWARFGASARFTRVRSGGRFELTRARFEGEADFEGGEHQDVDLTDARFPPGE, from the coding sequence GTGACCGCCGTCGCGGTCGCGGTCGTCACCGCCGGGCTGCTGTGGCTGTTCCTCGCCTGGTCCGGCGAGCCGACCGCGCCGGTGCGCATCGACGCGGTCAAGACGGCGTTCGGCGTCGGCGCGGGCGCGGGCGGCGTGTTCGCGCTGTGGCTCGCGACGCGCCGCCAGCGCACCCTGGAACTGCAGCTCGCCGAGACCACCCGCGTCGCCGGGGTGACCGAACGGGACCTCGAGGAGCGGCGGGTCACCGAGCTGTACACGAAGGCCGTCGAACAGCTCGGCAACGACAAGGCGCCCGTGCGGCTCGGCGGGCTGTACGCGCTGGAGCGGCTCGGGCAGGACAACCCGAAGCAGCGCCAGACGATCGTCAACGTCCTGTGCGCCTACCTGCGGATGCCGTTCGACGGCCCGAAGGCGGGCCTGAAGGGCACCGCGGACCTCGATCCGCCCGACTACGACGAGGCGGAGCTGCTGGTCCGCCTGGCCGCGCAGGAACTGCTCAAGACCCACCTGACCCACGACGAACCCGGGTTCTGGCCCGGGATGGCGATCGACCTGCAGCGGGCCACCCTCGTCGACTTCCGGCTGAGCGGCTGCACCCTGGCCGCCGCGGACTTCAGCCGCGCGCGGTTCGTCGGCGCGGTGCACATCCGCGGCACGACCTTCACCCGCCGGGTGGGCTTCTTCGGCGCGGAGTTCACCTCGGCCGTCAACTTCGACCGGTCGGTCTTCGAAGAGGGGGCGTTCTTCACCTGGGCGCGCTTCGGCGCGAGCGCCCGGTTCACCCGCGTCCGCTCGGGCGGCCGGTTCGAGTTGACCCGCGCGCGGTTCGAGGGCGAAGCCGACTTCGAGGGCGGCGAGCACCAGGACGTCGACCTGACGGACGCACGGTTCCCGCCGGGCGAATAG
- a CDS encoding DUF1707 domain-containing protein: MRASDADRERVAQVLHNALAEGRITVNELEERLSTVYAAKTIGDLKPVTVDLPTSPGVIEPATSRALGFPDQRIGGYAGSPVSIGVMSGAVRKGSWVLPPQHTSFAFWGGAEIDLRQARFADKHCTITAIAIMGGIQITVPDDINVDVTGIGFMGGFVLEDKSGAPPAPPTAPTVKINGLGFWGGVVVYRRPAQRVDPPRIEKG; the protein is encoded by the coding sequence ATGCGGGCCTCCGACGCCGACCGCGAGCGCGTCGCCCAGGTGCTGCACAACGCCCTCGCGGAAGGGCGGATCACGGTGAACGAACTCGAAGAGCGCCTGTCGACGGTCTACGCGGCCAAGACCATCGGCGACCTCAAACCGGTGACGGTGGACCTGCCCACGTCGCCGGGCGTGATCGAGCCGGCGACGTCCCGCGCCCTGGGCTTCCCCGACCAGCGCATCGGCGGCTACGCGGGCTCCCCGGTCTCGATCGGCGTCATGTCGGGCGCGGTCCGCAAGGGCAGCTGGGTCCTGCCCCCGCAGCACACGAGCTTCGCCTTTTGGGGCGGCGCGGAGATCGACCTGCGCCAGGCGAGGTTCGCGGACAAGCACTGCACGATCACGGCCATCGCGATCATGGGCGGCATCCAGATCACGGTCCCGGACGACATCAACGTCGACGTGACGGGCATCGGCTTCATGGGCGGCTTCGTGCTGGAGGACAAGTCGGGAGCGCCCCCGGCTCCCCCGACGGCACCGACGGTGAAGATCAACGGCCTGGGTTTCTGGGGCGGGGTGGTCGTGTACCGGCGGCCGGCCCAGCGGGTGGACCCGCCGCGGATCGAGAAGGGCTGA
- a CDS encoding TetR/AcrR family transcriptional regulator: MARPRTHDEALRLKLLDRAGELIAADGPKALSLRKLAADAGTSTTAVYSLFGSKPDLVNALYTEGFRRFGARMAGTELTGDAVDDLVALGSAYRASALADPHLYGIMFSRSVPGFEPNEDAEKLARKTLEPLEAIIRRAIADGVFFDVPPATVAVGCWAVVHGLVSLELTGNLPEEFDVTGSYERALRANASGWLRPQNSGNDAS; this comes from the coding sequence ATGGCTCGTCCCCGCACGCACGACGAAGCGCTCCGGCTGAAGCTGCTCGACCGCGCCGGTGAGCTCATCGCCGCCGACGGGCCGAAGGCACTTTCCCTGCGAAAGCTCGCTGCCGACGCGGGCACGTCGACCACCGCCGTGTACTCCCTCTTCGGCAGCAAACCCGATCTGGTGAACGCCCTCTACACCGAGGGCTTCCGCCGCTTCGGCGCCCGGATGGCGGGCACCGAGCTGACCGGCGACGCCGTCGACGACCTCGTCGCGCTCGGCAGCGCCTACCGCGCGAGCGCGCTCGCCGACCCGCACCTGTACGGGATCATGTTCAGCCGGTCGGTCCCCGGGTTCGAACCCAACGAAGACGCCGAAAAACTCGCCCGTAAGACGCTGGAGCCCCTGGAGGCGATCATCCGCCGGGCCATCGCCGACGGCGTCTTCTTCGACGTCCCGCCGGCGACCGTCGCGGTCGGCTGCTGGGCCGTCGTGCACGGCCTGGTGTCCCTGGAGCTGACCGGCAACCTGCCGGAGGAGTTCGACGTGACCGGCTCGTACGAGCGGGCCCTGCGCGCGAACGCCTCCGGCTGGCTGCGGCCTCAGAACAGCGGCAACGACGCGTCGTAG
- a CDS encoding GH12 family glycosyl hydrolase domain-containing protein encodes MTPARNCGSPEFTTSDPDGGWSDGGYYVHNNMWNAGEAGPETLRACAYDNWYVDSVQPDSTSVKTYPNVHKDIADQNGKPFNDYSVIKSTFAGRGPGIGVYDVAYDLWLNGVGDGKGVSELMVWTENRKQVPAGDKLTTYTAGGFTYDVWAEDEGYVAFVSRTTQYSGTVDLKAMIAWAIGKGLIPANPTVNQIGYGIEFCSTGGGKARFTLTDFSVSMS; translated from the coding sequence GTGACCCCGGCACGCAACTGCGGCAGCCCGGAGTTCACGACGAGCGACCCCGACGGCGGCTGGTCGGACGGCGGTTACTACGTCCACAACAACATGTGGAACGCGGGCGAAGCGGGGCCGGAAACGCTGCGAGCCTGCGCGTACGACAACTGGTACGTCGATTCCGTCCAGCCGGATTCGACGTCGGTGAAAACCTATCCGAACGTGCACAAGGACATCGCCGACCAGAACGGGAAGCCGTTCAACGACTATTCGGTGATCAAGTCGACGTTCGCCGGCCGCGGCCCGGGCATCGGCGTCTACGACGTGGCGTACGACCTCTGGCTGAACGGCGTGGGCGACGGCAAGGGCGTCAGCGAGCTGATGGTCTGGACGGAGAACCGCAAACAGGTCCCGGCGGGCGACAAACTGACGACGTACACCGCGGGCGGCTTCACGTACGACGTCTGGGCGGAGGACGAAGGCTACGTGGCGTTCGTTTCGCGGACGACGCAGTACTCGGGAACGGTGGACCTGAAGGCGATGATCGCGTGGGCGATCGGGAAGGGGCTGATCCCGGCGAACCCGACGGTGAACCAGATCGGGTACGGGATCGAGTTCTGCTCGACGGGCGGGGGTAAGGCGCGGTTCACGCTGACGGACTTCTCGGTGTCGATGAGCTAG
- a CDS encoding MerR family transcriptional regulator codes for MSYSIAEAARRSGLSIDTLRYYERIKLLDPPARDTAGRRAYSDDDLNWLGFLTKLRTTGMPIKSMREYASLRRHGVASAGRRKALLVEQRRSVAERIAELQGCLDILDYKIDNYAQVERNVLGVEPGREEISA; via the coding sequence ATGAGCTACTCGATAGCGGAAGCCGCTCGACGTAGCGGACTGTCCATCGACACCCTCCGGTACTACGAGCGCATCAAACTGCTCGACCCGCCCGCCCGTGACACCGCGGGCCGCCGGGCCTACTCGGACGACGACCTGAACTGGCTCGGTTTCCTGACCAAGCTGCGCACCACGGGAATGCCCATCAAGAGCATGCGCGAGTACGCGTCGCTGCGCCGCCACGGCGTCGCCAGCGCGGGCCGCCGCAAGGCTCTCCTGGTGGAGCAGCGGCGGTCGGTCGCCGAGCGGATCGCCGAGCTGCAGGGCTGCCTCGACATCCTCGACTACAAGATCGACAACTACGCCCAGGTCGAGCGCAACGTGCTCGGCGTGGAACCCGGCAGGGAGGAAATCTCCGCGTGA